A genomic window from Ascaphus truei isolate aAscTru1 chromosome 1, aAscTru1.hap1, whole genome shotgun sequence includes:
- the SLC25A4 gene encoding ADP/ATP translocase 1 yields MGDQVMGFMKDFLAGGIAAAISKTAVAPIERVKLLLQVQYASKQIAVENRYKGIMDCVRRIPKEQGFISFWRGNLANVIRYFPTQALNFAFKDKYKQIFLGGVDRHTQFWRFFVGNLASGGAAGATSLCFVYPLDFARTRLAADVGKGAGQREFSGLGNCLTKIFKSDGAKGLYQGFNVSVQGIIIYRAAYFGVYDTAKGMMPDPKNVHIMVSWMIAQSVTAVAGLVSYPFDTVRRRMMMQSGRKGADIMYKGTIDCWKKIAKDEGGNAFFKGAWSNVLRGMGGAFVLVLYDEIKKYA; encoded by the exons ATGGGTGACCAAGTGATGGGTTTTATGAAGGACTTTCTAGCTGGTGGTATTGCTGCTGCTATTTCCAAGACAGCAGTGGCACCCATTGAGAGAGTCAAATTGCTGCTGCAG GTCCAGTATGCCAGCAAGCAGATAGCAGTTGAAAATCGGTACAAAGGAATCATGGACTGTGTGAGAAGGATTCCCAAGGAACAAGGATTCATTTCCTTTTGGAGAGGCAACCTTGCCAATGTCATCCGTTACTTCCCAACCCAAGCTCTCAACTTTGCCTTCAAGGACAAGTACAAGCAGATTTTCCTCGGGGGAGTAGACAGGCACACTCAGTTCTGGCGTTTTTTTGTTGGCAACCTGGCATCCGGTGGAGCTGCTGGTGCCACATCCCTCTGCTTTGTCTACCCCCTGGATTTTGCTAGAACCCGCCTGGCTGCTGACGTGGGCAAAGGCGCAGGCCAAAGAGAGTTTAGTGGCCTTGGAAATTGTCTCACTAAGATCTTTAAATCAGATGGCGCAAAAGGTCTCTACCAAGGCTTCAACGTGTCTGTTCAGGGCATCATCATTTATAGAGCAGCCTACTTTGGCGTCTATGACACGGCTAAGG GTATGATGCCAGATCCCAAGAACGTGCACATTATGGTGAGCTGGATGATTGCTCAGAGTGTCACTGCTGTAGCTGGCCTTGTGTCCTATCCCTTTGACACCGTCCGACGTCGTATGATGATGCAGTCTGGTAGGAAAGGAG CTGATATCATGTACAAGGGAACAATCGACTGCTGGAAGAAGATTGCCAAAGATGAAGGTGGTAACGCCTTTTTCAAAGGTGCTTGGTCCAATGTGCTGAGAGGCATGGGTGGTGCATTTGTACTTGTATTGTATGATGAAATCAAGAAATATGcctaa